A genomic region of Streptomyces sp. NBC_00247 contains the following coding sequences:
- the rfbB gene encoding dTDP-glucose 4,6-dehydratase, with protein sequence MTTNILVTGGAGFIGSHYVRTVLGPQGPGDITVTVLDKLTYAGNPANLDEVRDHPGFSFVQGDICDAELVGKLMADHDQVVHFAAESHVDRSIDGGAEFVRTNVVGTHTLIHAAHLAGIKTFVHISTDEVYGSIDEGSWPETHPLEPNSPYSSAKASSDLIALSYHRTHGLDVRVTRCSNNYGHHHFPEKVIPLFVTNLLDGKTVPLYGDGANVRDWLHIDDHVQGIELVRTKGRAGEVYNIGGGTELSNKELTGLLLEACGADWETSVTYVEDRKGHDRRYSVDCTKIREELGYVPRKDFKQGLAETVQWYRDNRAWWEPLKDRAAL encoded by the coding sequence ATGACGACCAACATCCTGGTGACCGGCGGAGCCGGCTTCATCGGCTCGCACTACGTCCGTACCGTCCTCGGCCCCCAGGGTCCCGGCGACATCACCGTCACGGTGCTGGACAAGCTCACCTACGCGGGCAACCCCGCCAACCTCGACGAGGTCCGCGACCACCCGGGCTTCTCCTTCGTCCAGGGCGACATCTGCGACGCCGAACTCGTCGGCAAGCTCATGGCCGACCACGACCAGGTGGTGCACTTCGCCGCCGAGTCGCACGTGGACCGCTCCATCGACGGGGGCGCCGAGTTCGTCCGTACGAACGTCGTGGGCACCCACACCCTGATCCACGCCGCGCACCTGGCCGGGATCAAGACCTTCGTGCACATCTCCACCGACGAGGTCTACGGCTCGATCGACGAGGGCTCCTGGCCCGAGACGCACCCGCTGGAGCCCAACTCGCCGTACTCCTCGGCGAAGGCGTCCAGCGACCTCATCGCGCTCTCGTACCACCGCACCCACGGCCTCGACGTGCGGGTGACCCGCTGCTCCAACAACTACGGGCACCACCACTTCCCCGAGAAGGTCATCCCGCTCTTCGTCACCAACCTGCTCGACGGCAAGACCGTCCCGCTCTACGGCGACGGCGCCAACGTCCGCGACTGGCTGCACATCGACGACCACGTCCAGGGCATCGAGCTGGTCCGCACGAAGGGCCGCGCCGGCGAGGTCTACAACATCGGCGGCGGCACCGAGCTCTCCAACAAGGAGCTCACCGGCCTGCTGCTGGAAGCCTGCGGCGCCGACTGGGAGACCAGCGTCACCTACGTCGAGGACCGCAAGGGCCACGACCGCCGCTACTCCGTGGACTGCACCAAGATCCGCGAGGAGCTCGGCTACGTCCCGCGCAAGGACTTCAAGCAGGGCCTCGCCGAGACCGTGCAGTGGTACCGCGACAACCGCGCCTGGTGGGAGCCGCTGAAGGACCGGGCCGCCCTGTGA
- a CDS encoding glucose-1-phosphate thymidylyltransferase — protein MKALVLSGGAGTRLRPITHTSAKQLVPVANKPVLFYGLEAIADAGITEVGIIVGDTAAEIREAVGDGSALGIKVTYIPQDAPLGLAHAVLIARDFLADDDFVMYLGDNFIVGGITGLVEGFRGDRPDAQILLTRVPNPTSFGVAELDAGGRVVALEEKPKEPKSDLALVGVYLFTPAIHEAVRSIEPSWRGELEITHAIQWLIDQQRNVRSTTISGYWKDTGNVTDMLEVNRSVLETVEPATDGAEVDEHSEIIGRVRIEPGAKVTGSRIVGPAIIGAGSVISDAYVGPFTSVSEGCRIEDSEIEYSIVLRGASITGVRRVEASLIGRDVEVTPAPRNPSAHRLVLGDHSKVQISS, from the coding sequence GTGAAGGCACTCGTACTTTCCGGTGGGGCGGGCACCCGCCTGCGCCCGATCACCCACACGTCCGCGAAGCAATTGGTGCCGGTCGCCAACAAGCCGGTGCTCTTCTACGGACTCGAAGCGATCGCCGACGCCGGCATCACCGAGGTCGGCATCATCGTGGGCGACACCGCCGCGGAGATCCGCGAAGCGGTCGGCGACGGTTCCGCGCTCGGCATCAAGGTCACCTACATCCCGCAGGACGCCCCCCTCGGCCTGGCGCACGCGGTGCTCATCGCGCGCGACTTCCTCGCCGACGACGACTTCGTGATGTACCTCGGCGACAACTTCATCGTCGGCGGCATCACCGGCCTGGTCGAGGGCTTCCGCGGGGACCGCCCCGACGCGCAGATCCTCCTGACCCGGGTCCCCAACCCGACCTCCTTCGGCGTCGCCGAACTGGACGCCGGGGGACGCGTCGTCGCGCTGGAGGAGAAGCCGAAGGAGCCCAAGAGCGACCTCGCCCTCGTCGGCGTCTACCTCTTCACTCCGGCGATCCACGAGGCCGTCCGCTCGATCGAACCGTCCTGGCGCGGCGAGCTGGAGATCACCCACGCCATCCAGTGGTTGATCGACCAGCAGCGCAACGTCCGCTCCACCACCATCTCCGGCTACTGGAAGGACACCGGCAACGTCACCGACATGCTGGAGGTCAACCGGTCCGTCCTGGAGACCGTCGAACCGGCCACGGACGGCGCGGAGGTGGACGAGCACAGCGAGATCATCGGCCGCGTGCGGATCGAGCCCGGCGCGAAGGTCACCGGCAGCCGCATCGTCGGCCCCGCGATCATCGGCGCCGGCTCGGTCATCAGTGACGCGTACGTCGGTCCCTTCACCTCGGTCTCCGAGGGCTGCCGGATCGAGGACAGCGAGATCGAGTACTCCATCGTGCTCCGGGGAGCCTCCATCACCGGCGTCCGCCGCGTGGAGGCGTCGCTCATCGGCCGCGACGTCGAGGTCACCCCGGCGCCCCGCAACCCGTCCGCCCACCGACTCGTCCTCGGCGACCACAGCAAGGTGCAGATCTCCTCATGA
- a CDS encoding bifunctional cytidylyltransferase/SDR family oxidoreductase: MSVQHIAQARTTAVVLAGGTGQRVGLSIPKQLLKIAGKAVIEHTLSIFQQSESIDDIIVLMAPGYVPDVEKIVAKAGLTKVVKVIEGGTTRNETTERAISVLGEGLAEGEDRNVLFHDAVRPLLSQRVITDCVDALGRYEAVDVAIPSADTIIVTRTHGGDGEFITEVPDRSRLRRGQTPQAFKLSTIRRAYEVAAGDPNFQATDDCSVVLKYLPDVPIYVVAGDEYNMKVTQPVDVFIADKLFQLASTAVPSPADDAAYRDALTGKTMVVFGGSYGIGADIAALAESFGAKVYALGRSTTGTHVENPEHIDDALSTAYAETGRVDYVVNTAGVLRIGKLAETDNATIQEALNVNYLAPVQIARASHKYLAESKGQLLLYTSSSYTRGRAEYSLYSSTKAAMVNLTQALSDEWAGDGVRVNCVNPERTATPMRTKAFGDEPSGSLLSSEAVARTSLDVLLSEMTGHVIDVRQQDPTRGASEASGFEQALAAVLDRQADV, from the coding sequence GTGTCTGTGCAGCACATAGCCCAAGCCCGTACCACCGCAGTCGTGCTCGCCGGAGGTACCGGTCAGCGTGTGGGGCTGTCCATCCCCAAGCAGCTGCTGAAGATCGCAGGCAAGGCTGTCATCGAGCACACCCTGTCGATCTTCCAGCAGTCCGAGTCGATCGACGACATCATCGTGCTGATGGCGCCCGGCTATGTCCCCGACGTCGAGAAGATCGTCGCCAAGGCCGGCCTCACCAAGGTCGTCAAGGTCATCGAGGGCGGGACCACGCGCAACGAGACGACCGAGCGCGCCATCTCCGTGCTCGGCGAGGGCCTGGCGGAGGGCGAGGACCGCAACGTCCTCTTCCACGACGCCGTGCGCCCCCTGCTCTCGCAGCGCGTCATCACGGACTGCGTGGACGCCCTCGGGCGGTACGAGGCGGTGGACGTCGCCATCCCGTCCGCGGACACCATCATCGTGACCCGCACGCACGGCGGCGACGGCGAGTTCATCACCGAGGTCCCCGACCGCTCCCGCCTGCGCCGGGGCCAGACGCCGCAGGCGTTCAAGCTCTCCACCATCCGCCGGGCGTACGAGGTCGCGGCCGGCGACCCGAACTTCCAGGCGACCGACGACTGCTCGGTGGTCCTGAAGTACCTGCCCGACGTGCCGATCTACGTGGTCGCGGGCGACGAGTACAACATGAAGGTGACCCAGCCGGTCGACGTCTTCATCGCGGACAAGCTCTTCCAGCTGGCCTCCACCGCCGTGCCGTCGCCCGCCGACGACGCGGCCTACCGGGACGCGCTGACCGGGAAGACCATGGTCGTCTTCGGCGGCTCCTACGGGATCGGCGCGGACATCGCCGCCCTCGCCGAGTCGTTCGGCGCCAAGGTCTACGCGCTCGGCCGGTCCACCACCGGTACGCACGTGGAGAACCCGGAGCACATCGACGACGCCCTCTCCACGGCCTACGCCGAGACCGGCCGGGTCGACTACGTGGTCAACACCGCCGGGGTGCTGCGGATCGGCAAGCTGGCCGAGACGGACAACGCGACGATCCAGGAAGCCCTGAACGTCAACTACCTCGCGCCGGTCCAGATCGCCCGCGCCTCGCACAAGTACCTCGCCGAGTCCAAGGGCCAGCTGCTCCTCTACACCTCCAGCAGCTACACCCGGGGCCGGGCCGAGTACAGCCTGTACTCCTCCACCAAGGCCGCCATGGTGAACCTCACCCAGGCGCTCTCGGACGAGTGGGCCGGCGACGGGGTGCGCGTGAACTGCGTGAACCCGGAGCGCACCGCGACCCCGATGCGCACGAAGGCCTTCGGCGACGAGCCCTCCGGCTCGCTGCTCTCCTCCGAGGCCGTCGCCCGGACCTCGCTCGACGTGCTGCTCTCCGAAATGACCGGGCACGTCATCGACGTCCGGCAGCAGGACCCGACCCGGGGGGCCTCCGAGGCGTCGGGCTTCGAGCAGGCGCTGGCCGCCGTGCTGGACCGACAGGCCGATGTGTAA
- the rfbD gene encoding dTDP-4-dehydrorhamnose reductase: MLGRDVLARLAAEGTDAVVVAADRATLDIADPAAVAAAFAEHRPAVVVNCAAWTAVDDAESQEEAALRVNGTGPQVLAEACRENGAVLLQVSTDYVFAGDADKPYAEEAPTAPRSAYGRTKLAGERAVLETLPETGYVVRTAWLYGAGGGNFVRTMIKLEGIKDTLDVVDDQRGQPTWTVDLADRLVALGRAALAGDAPAGVYHGTSGGETTWFGFTREIFRLLGADPERVRPTTSEAFVRPAPRPAYSVLGHDRWSAAGITPVRDWHEALAEAFDALVAAERG; this comes from the coding sequence ATGCTCGGCCGCGACGTGCTGGCGAGGCTGGCCGCCGAAGGCACCGACGCCGTCGTCGTCGCCGCCGACCGTGCGACGCTCGACATCGCCGACCCGGCCGCCGTGGCCGCCGCGTTCGCCGAGCACCGCCCGGCCGTCGTCGTCAACTGCGCCGCCTGGACGGCCGTGGACGACGCGGAGAGCCAGGAAGAGGCCGCGCTGCGGGTCAACGGCACGGGCCCGCAGGTCCTCGCCGAGGCGTGCCGCGAGAACGGCGCCGTCCTGCTCCAGGTCTCCACGGACTACGTCTTCGCCGGCGACGCCGACAAGCCGTACGCCGAGGAGGCCCCCACCGCCCCGCGCAGCGCCTACGGGCGGACCAAGCTCGCCGGAGAGCGCGCGGTGCTGGAGACCCTCCCGGAGACCGGCTACGTGGTCCGTACGGCCTGGCTGTACGGAGCGGGCGGCGGCAACTTCGTCCGCACGATGATCAAGCTGGAGGGCATCAAGGACACCCTGGACGTCGTCGACGACCAGCGGGGCCAGCCGACCTGGACCGTCGACCTGGCGGACCGCCTGGTCGCCCTCGGCCGCGCCGCCCTCGCGGGCGACGCCCCGGCCGGCGTCTACCACGGCACCAGCGGTGGCGAGACGACCTGGTTCGGCTTCACCCGGGAGATCTTCCGGCTGCTGGGCGCGGACCCCGAGCGGGTCCGTCCCACCACCAGCGAGGCCTTCGTGCGGCCCGCCCCCCGCCCGGCGTACAGCGTGCTCGGCCACGACCGCTGGTCCGCCGCCGGGATCACGCCGGTCCGCGACTGGCACGAGGCGCTGGCGGAGGCGTTCGACGCCCTCGTGGCCGCCGAGCGCGGCTGA
- a CDS encoding glycosyltransferase family 2 protein, which produces MNDIRIPDVSVIIGAYEAMPYLVRCLQSLDAQTLPANRFEIIAVDDGSTDGTGAYLDEFAARTDVPTTVIHQANSGGPSGPRNVGLAKARGRFVFFLDADDFLGFEALERMVALADRAGTDVVLGKMVGVNRGAAGSMWKRRDEERVDLYSSRVIFTLSAQKLFRRELLVRHRITFDESMSTGEDALFTMAAYLLGAGVSVVSEYVCYYLVGRDDGLHVTRSGGYEPRFEALTALVELIASLVPEGPKRDYLMARPFTVGLIQQFGPGVVDESETVRAHKLELAAPITKYWTPGVAKLIKVNERLRLECVARGRLDLLAEIHRYIAARHTPKVVRAARGNTVYLAYPHFRKPGAGLPDEVFEMTVPEWSVSKRLQAPARPKPGQGGTAPTLARRVVRRVRRDMRRWKSSV; this is translated from the coding sequence GTGAACGACATTCGAATTCCAGACGTCAGCGTGATCATCGGCGCCTATGAAGCGATGCCTTACCTCGTCCGCTGCCTCCAGTCCTTAGACGCGCAGACCCTTCCCGCGAACCGCTTCGAAATCATCGCGGTCGACGACGGGTCGACGGATGGCACCGGTGCTTACCTGGACGAGTTCGCCGCACGCACCGACGTCCCCACCACCGTGATCCACCAGGCCAACTCCGGAGGCCCGAGCGGTCCGCGCAACGTGGGCCTCGCCAAGGCGCGCGGCCGGTTCGTCTTCTTCCTCGACGCCGACGACTTCCTCGGCTTCGAGGCGCTGGAGCGCATGGTCGCCCTCGCCGACAGGGCCGGCACCGACGTGGTGCTCGGCAAGATGGTGGGGGTCAACCGCGGCGCAGCGGGGTCGATGTGGAAGCGCCGGGACGAAGAGCGCGTCGATCTCTACTCCTCCCGCGTGATCTTCACCCTCAGCGCACAGAAACTCTTCCGCCGTGAGTTGCTCGTCCGTCATCGGATCACCTTCGACGAGTCGATGAGCACCGGCGAGGACGCCCTCTTCACCATGGCGGCGTACCTCCTGGGCGCCGGCGTCTCCGTCGTCTCCGAGTACGTCTGCTACTACCTGGTGGGCCGCGACGACGGCCTCCACGTCACCCGCAGCGGCGGCTACGAGCCCCGGTTCGAGGCGCTGACGGCGCTGGTCGAGCTCATCGCGTCGCTGGTGCCCGAGGGCCCGAAGCGGGACTACCTGATGGCGCGTCCGTTCACCGTGGGGCTGATCCAGCAGTTCGGCCCGGGCGTGGTCGACGAGAGCGAGACGGTCCGCGCCCACAAGCTGGAGCTGGCTGCCCCGATCACCAAGTACTGGACCCCGGGCGTGGCGAAGCTGATCAAGGTGAACGAGCGCCTCCGGCTGGAATGCGTCGCCCGCGGCCGACTGGACCTGCTGGCCGAGATACACCGCTACATCGCCGCCCGGCACACGCCGAAGGTCGTCCGGGCCGCTCGGGGGAACACCGTCTACCTCGCGTACCCGCACTTCCGGAAGCCCGGTGCGGGCCTGCCCGACGAGGTGTTCGAGATGACGGTGCCGGAGTGGTCCGTGAGCAAGCGGCTGCAGGCACCCGCGAGGCCGAAGCCGGGGCAGGGCGGCACCGCGCCCACACTGGCGCGCCGGGTGGTACGCCGGGTTCGTCGCGACATGCGGCGGTGGAAGTCCTCCGTGTGA
- the rfbC gene encoding dTDP-4-dehydrorhamnose 3,5-epimerase: MRQLDIAGAWVQEPKVFPDSRGSFHEWFQAADFTDAAGHGLRLAQANCSVSSRGTLRGVHFADVPPSQAKYVKCVRGAVLDVIVDIRVGSPTYKQWEAVRLDDVDHHAVYLSEGLGHAFIALTDDATVVYLCSEGYSPGREHGINPLDPELGIEWPEGITPLLSDKDAAAPTLAEAEAQGLLPSFEDCQAYYAQLRARG, translated from the coding sequence ATGCGGCAGCTCGACATCGCCGGAGCCTGGGTCCAGGAGCCCAAGGTCTTCCCCGACAGCCGGGGAAGCTTCCACGAGTGGTTCCAGGCCGCCGACTTCACCGATGCGGCCGGCCACGGGCTCCGGCTCGCCCAGGCCAACTGCTCGGTGTCGAGCCGGGGCACCCTGCGCGGCGTCCACTTCGCCGACGTCCCGCCGAGCCAGGCGAAGTACGTCAAGTGCGTGCGCGGCGCGGTGCTGGACGTGATCGTGGACATCCGCGTCGGCTCCCCCACGTACAAGCAGTGGGAGGCCGTCCGGCTCGACGACGTGGACCACCACGCGGTCTACCTCTCCGAGGGCCTCGGCCACGCCTTCATAGCGCTGACCGACGACGCCACGGTCGTGTACCTCTGCTCCGAGGGGTACTCCCCGGGCCGCGAGCACGGGATCAACCCGCTCGACCCGGAGCTGGGCATCGAGTGGCCCGAGGGCATCACCCCGCTGCTCTCGGACAAGGACGCCGCCGCCCCGACGCTGGCCGAGGCCGAGGCGCAGGGGCTGCTGCCCTCCTTCGAGGACTGCCAGGCCTACTACGCGCAGCTGCGCGCCCGGGGCTGA